Proteins found in one Seonamhaeicola sp. S2-3 genomic segment:
- a CDS encoding heavy-metal-associated domain-containing protein, whose protein sequence is MNTLKHILGLALMLLLAFSCKNETKAEVKTVEVATETAKELDPNATYAKAEFTIDGMTCEIGCAKTIEKKIAKMEGVKYAKVDFDKKLAMVEYNEAKVTPNTLEETVTNVADIYKVSNMKTVDNFSVSQ, encoded by the coding sequence ATGAATACATTGAAACATATTTTAGGGTTAGCCTTAATGCTTTTGTTAGCTTTTAGTTGTAAAAACGAAACTAAAGCAGAAGTAAAAACTGTTGAAGTTGCAACAGAAACAGCAAAAGAGTTAGACCCAAATGCTACCTACGCTAAAGCAGAATTTACTATAGATGGTATGACTTGCGAAATTGGTTGTGCCAAAACTATAGAAAAGAAAATAGCTAAAATGGAAGGCGTAAAATATGCTAAAGTAGATTTTGATAAAAAATTAGCTATGGTTGAATACAACGAAGCCAAAGTAACTCCAAATACTTTAGAAGAAACTGTAACTAATGTTGCCGACATATACAAAGTAAGCAACATGAAAACCGTTGACAATTTTTCGGTATCACAATAA
- a CDS encoding DMT family transporter — MKAFHLKWIYLLTLSLIWGSSFILIKKGLNGLTPMRLGAIRVIFTAIFLFIVGFKKVKNITAKDWKWIIITGLLGTFFPVFLFAFAETEIDSAIASILNSLVPLNTIILGFFVFKISSTKRQVLGVFIGLAGTIMLIINGISLNPNQNYLYAALVIVAACSYAASINVLKQHLQHVNALTIAVGNFTAILIPAVIVLISTGFFSAEVLTNQNLKPALLYMLVLSLFGTAIAKVLFNKLVQVSTPVFASSVAYLMPIVAVFWGVLDGERFNFLQGIATIIILIGVYLAHKKKC, encoded by the coding sequence ATGAAGGCATTTCATCTAAAGTGGATTTATTTATTAACACTTTCATTAATTTGGGGAAGCTCATTTATACTTATAAAAAAAGGGTTAAATGGCTTAACTCCAATGCGGTTAGGTGCTATACGTGTAATTTTTACTGCTATATTTCTTTTTATTGTTGGTTTTAAAAAAGTGAAAAATATAACCGCTAAAGATTGGAAATGGATTATAATAACTGGGTTGTTGGGTACATTCTTTCCAGTGTTTCTTTTTGCATTTGCCGAAACCGAAATAGATAGCGCCATAGCTTCTATTTTAAACTCTTTAGTACCGTTAAATACCATTATACTTGGCTTTTTTGTTTTTAAAATAAGTTCAACAAAAAGACAGGTTTTAGGTGTTTTTATTGGGTTGGCAGGTACAATAATGTTAATTATTAATGGAATTTCTTTAAATCCAAATCAAAATTATTTATATGCTGCTTTGGTAATAGTGGCTGCCTGTAGTTATGCAGCAAGTATAAATGTATTAAAACAACATTTACAACATGTTAATGCTTTAACAATTGCAGTAGGAAATTTTACAGCTATACTAATTCCTGCGGTTATAGTTTTAATTAGTACCGGTTTTTTTAGCGCAGAGGTGCTTACAAATCAAAATTTAAAACCTGCTTTACTCTATATGTTGGTATTGTCATTATTTGGAACTGCCATTGCAAAAGTGCTATTTAATAAATTAGTGCAAGTGTCTACCCCTGTTTTTGCATCTTCTGTGGCTTATTTAATGCCTATTGTTGCAGTTTTTTGGGGTGTTTTAGATGGAGAACGCTTTAATTTTTTACAAGGAATTGCTACTATTATAATTCTTATAGGTGTGTATTTAGCTCATAAAAAGAAATGCTAA
- a CDS encoding T9SS type A sorting domain-containing protein — MKVCVLIAIFINSCFSIAQNLISAEVIVNRSKEQVASIINKDITNVNAVISYKIIYNTVDVNGTPTVASGALYVPQGLCDELPIVSYHHGTQFDKNNVPSNNEYYYQGLIFSGSGYITTMPDYLGLGENSGIHPYIHWESEATASLDLIRAAREFLANSLSISDNNQLFLAGYSQGGHATMATHKYITVNDLKDEFNVVASAPLSAPLDISKTQMDFIFDDSPVYYTSQYIPYVAASYQFVYGNLYNNLNEYYDSPYDVTIGNYLSDGTFSNNQWNSAIPNNLYTFMQDSVVDNIKNKSNHPFRKAARENDVHNWVSNEPIRLLYCGGDTSVTPLNSIVAANEMNALGSSDVVGIDLNSSGTHETCLIPTINYALNWFNSLTVFCESLNQKKKDSELRQKYIYPNPVGNILNINFCNYCFVKIYDVNGRVILKSNSNSINVSNLESGIYFVETLDLDSNKHYINKIHKQ; from the coding sequence ATGAAAGTATGTGTTCTAATAGCAATATTTATTAATTCATGCTTTTCTATAGCTCAAAATTTAATTAGTGCAGAGGTTATAGTTAATAGGTCTAAAGAGCAGGTGGCTTCTATTATAAATAAGGATATAACTAATGTTAACGCTGTAATAAGTTATAAGATTATATATAATACTGTTGACGTTAATGGCACCCCAACCGTAGCTTCAGGAGCTTTATATGTACCTCAAGGATTGTGTGATGAGTTGCCAATAGTTTCTTATCATCATGGAACCCAATTTGATAAAAATAATGTGCCATCTAATAATGAATACTATTATCAAGGACTAATTTTTTCAGGAAGTGGCTACATAACTACTATGCCAGATTACTTAGGTTTAGGTGAAAACTCAGGAATACATCCGTATATTCATTGGGAATCAGAAGCAACTGCCTCACTTGATTTAATTAGGGCTGCCCGAGAATTTTTGGCTAATAGTTTGTCAATAAGTGACAATAATCAACTTTTTTTAGCAGGTTATTCTCAAGGAGGGCATGCTACCATGGCTACGCATAAGTATATTACAGTTAATGATTTAAAAGATGAGTTTAACGTTGTGGCCTCTGCTCCTCTTTCAGCTCCATTAGACATATCTAAAACCCAAATGGATTTCATTTTTGATGATAGTCCTGTGTATTATACATCACAGTATATTCCATATGTGGCTGCATCTTATCAATTTGTTTATGGAAACCTTTATAATAATTTAAATGAATATTATGATAGTCCATATGATGTTACTATTGGAAACTATTTATCTGATGGTACATTCTCTAATAACCAATGGAACTCTGCAATCCCAAATAATTTATATACTTTTATGCAAGATTCTGTAGTAGATAACATAAAAAATAAATCTAATCATCCTTTTAGAAAAGCAGCAAGAGAAAACGATGTGCATAATTGGGTATCTAATGAACCAATAAGGCTTTTGTATTGTGGAGGAGATACGTCTGTTACTCCACTTAATTCAATAGTTGCGGCAAATGAAATGAATGCGTTAGGATCATCAGATGTTGTAGGGATTGATTTAAATTCATCTGGGACGCATGAAACCTGTTTAATTCCTACAATTAACTATGCTCTCAACTGGTTTAATAGTTTAACGGTATTTTGTGAATCTTTAAATCAAAAAAAAAAGGATAGTGAACTAAGACAAAAATATATATATCCAAACCCTGTTGGTAATATTTTAAACATCAATTTTTGCAACTATTGCTTTGTTAAAATTTATGATGTAAATGGTAGGGTAATATTAAAATCAAATTCAAACTCAATAAATGTTTCAAATTTAGAAAGTGGTATTTACTTTGTTGAAACTTTAGATTTAGATTCTAATAAGCATTATATTAATAAAATACATAAGCAATAA
- a CDS encoding single-stranded DNA-binding protein: MSGTLNKVMLIGHLGDEVKMHYFEGGGCVGRFPLATNETYTNRQTNERISNTEWHNIVVRNKGAEICEKYLSKGDKVYIEGRLKTRKWQDDNGNERYSTEIQCTDFTFLTTKKESENNAASTTADQTPVAKDKPASEPTEDENDDLPF, from the coding sequence ATGTCAGGAACATTAAATAAAGTAATGCTAATAGGGCATTTAGGAGATGAGGTTAAAATGCATTATTTTGAAGGAGGCGGATGTGTTGGTAGATTTCCTTTAGCTACCAATGAAACCTATACTAATAGGCAAACTAATGAGCGTATTAGCAATACAGAATGGCATAATATTGTGGTAAGAAATAAAGGTGCTGAAATTTGCGAAAAATATTTAAGTAAAGGCGATAAGGTTTATATTGAAGGACGCCTAAAAACACGCAAATGGCAAGATGATAATGGTAATGAGCGTTATAGTACTGAAATTCAGTGTACAGATTTTACATTTTTAACTACAAAAAAAGAAAGTGAAAATAACGCAGCAAGTACAACAGCGGATCAAACACCCGTTGCTAAAGATAAGCCTGCTAGTGAACCTACTGAAGATGAAAATGATGATCTTCCGTTTTAA
- the mutY gene encoding A/G-specific adenine glycosylase, with amino-acid sequence MQFLKSLISWYSNNKRELPWRQTKNPYSIWLSEIILQQTQVKQGLPYYYAFLKAFPTIFHLAKANESEVLKLWQGLGYYSRARNLHATAKYVANELHGEFPNNYKALLKLKGVGDYTASAIASICFNEPTAVVDGNVYRVLSRYFGIETPINSSKGAKEFKGLAQELIDRKDPATFNQAIMEFGAVQCKPQNPDCSICPLNNSCIAFNEKRIANLPVKIKPAKAKKKYFNFLVFISEDGKTILEKREGKGIWQNLYQFPLVETKSDFIYKDFKALAQTHDLLKNMPFEIILYNNQCIIHKLSHQHLHSKFWIVKIKKLPVKGISVNDVHKYPVPILIGNFIESFSF; translated from the coding sequence ATGCAATTTTTAAAATCTTTAATAAGCTGGTACTCAAACAATAAGCGTGAGCTTCCATGGCGACAAACTAAAAACCCTTATAGTATTTGGTTGTCTGAGATTATTTTGCAGCAAACACAAGTTAAGCAGGGGTTACCATATTATTACGCTTTTTTAAAAGCTTTTCCAACTATTTTTCATCTAGCAAAAGCTAATGAAAGTGAAGTTTTAAAATTATGGCAAGGTTTAGGTTACTATTCTAGAGCTAGAAATTTACATGCTACCGCAAAATATGTTGCTAATGAATTACATGGCGAATTTCCTAATAATTACAAAGCGTTATTAAAACTTAAAGGCGTAGGCGATTATACTGCTAGTGCCATTGCTTCAATTTGTTTTAATGAACCTACAGCGGTTGTAGATGGTAATGTGTATCGTGTTTTGTCTCGTTACTTTGGAATTGAAACACCCATTAATAGTTCTAAAGGTGCCAAAGAGTTTAAAGGTTTAGCACAAGAATTAATTGATAGAAAAGATCCAGCAACATTTAATCAGGCTATTATGGAGTTTGGTGCTGTACAGTGTAAACCTCAAAATCCAGATTGTTCCATTTGTCCATTAAATAATTCTTGTATAGCTTTTAATGAGAAAAGAATAGCAAACTTGCCTGTAAAAATTAAACCTGCCAAGGCCAAAAAGAAATATTTTAATTTTTTAGTTTTTATTTCAGAAGACGGGAAAACTATTTTAGAAAAGCGAGAGGGTAAAGGTATTTGGCAAAACTTATATCAGTTTCCTTTGGTTGAAACAAAATCAGATTTCATTTATAAAGATTTTAAAGCACTAGCACAAACACATGACTTGTTAAAAAACATGCCGTTTGAAATTATACTTTATAATAATCAGTGTATTATTCATAAACTATCACATCAGCATTTACATTCTAAGTTTTGGATTGTAAAAATTAAAAAGCTTCCTGTAAAAGGGATTTCGGTAAATGATGTTCATAAATACCCTGTACCTATTTTAATAGGTAATTTTATTGAAAGCTTTAGTTTTTAA
- a CDS encoding OmpA family protein, with translation MIKKFSVLVLTLVVLTSCVSPKVYKELEGKYKNLKNENRKLSDANDALLREKNAAKNELKQLQAAYDETVAERDKLQSDYNALKSNYANLKASYDALEKNSSAAIAKNSQKNRELLAQLEAKEQALAAENARLEKLKKELEDRSNRVAELEKVIADKDAAMSALKDAISRALTDFEGKGLTVEQRDGKVYVSMENKLLFGSGSWAVGAEGRRAVQQLGNVLAVNPDIAVLIEGHTDNVPYKGSGQLSGNWDLSTKRATAIVKILRENTAINPENLTAAGRGEYAPIATNDTAEGRAKNRRIEVVLTPKLDELSKLLNEN, from the coding sequence ATGATTAAAAAATTTTCAGTACTAGTATTAACTTTAGTAGTTTTAACATCATGTGTATCTCCCAAAGTTTATAAAGAATTAGAGGGTAAATACAAGAATTTAAAAAATGAAAACAGAAAACTGTCTGATGCTAACGATGCACTTTTAAGAGAAAAAAATGCAGCAAAAAATGAGTTAAAGCAGTTACAAGCAGCCTATGATGAAACAGTAGCAGAACGCGACAAGTTACAGTCAGATTACAATGCATTAAAATCTAACTACGCTAATTTAAAAGCGTCTTATGATGCATTAGAAAAAAACAGTTCAGCAGCTATTGCTAAAAACTCACAAAAAAACAGAGAATTATTAGCGCAATTAGAAGCAAAAGAACAAGCCTTAGCAGCAGAAAATGCACGTTTAGAAAAACTTAAAAAAGAACTAGAAGATCGCTCAAACAGAGTTGCAGAATTAGAAAAAGTTATAGCAGATAAAGATGCTGCAATGAGTGCCTTAAAAGACGCAATTTCTAGAGCTTTAACAGATTTTGAAGGCAAAGGATTAACCGTAGAGCAGCGAGACGGAAAGGTTTACGTATCTATGGAAAACAAATTATTATTTGGCTCAGGAAGTTGGGCAGTAGGTGCAGAAGGGCGTAGAGCAGTACAGCAATTAGGTAACGTGCTTGCCGTTAACCCAGACATTGCCGTTTTAATAGAAGGACATACAGACAATGTGCCATACAAAGGTAGCGGGCAATTAAGCGGTAATTGGGATTTATCAACCAAACGCGCTACCGCCATTGTAAAAATTCTTAGAGAAAATACCGCTATTAATCCAGAAAATTTAACAGCAGCAGGACGTGGTGAATATGCACCAATAGCCACCAACGATACCGCCGAAGGAAGAGCAAAAAACAGAAGAATAGAAGTTGTTTTAACACCTAAATTAGATGAACTTTCTAAGTTGTTAAATGAAAATTAA
- a CDS encoding ribonuclease E/G — protein sequence MDKELIIRSSSDAVDFALLKDGKLIELQKDEDDNNFSVGDVFIAKIRKTVPGLNAAFVNVGYEKDAFLHYHDLGPKLPSLLKFTKRVSTGKLKDFSLKNFPFEKDIDKDGKIVDVLKSNQSLLVQIVKEPISTKGPRISSELSIAGRYIVLVPFSSRISISQKIEDREEKDRLKRLVKSITPQGFGIIVRTVAQGKKVAELDKDLQNLLSRWTAMCKKLHKAHHPSKVLGEMNKASSILRDIFNDSFTAIHVDDEELYYQVKDYLQEIAPKKESIVKLYHSKIPIFEKFGVERQIKTSFGRTVSMAKGAYLVIEHTEALHVIDVNSGNRSNKANNQEDTALEVNLIAATEIARQLRLRDMGGIIVVDFIDMTNAANRQNLFNHLRDEMKDDRAKHKILPPSKFGLIQITRQRVRPEMNIKTREENPNGVNGAEVEAPIGLIQKITQDLEVLFRKDYKKVTLNTHPFIAAFLTKGFPSIRSKWFFEHKKWVKILPRDAYTYLEYHFFDKDGNQIK from the coding sequence ATGGATAAAGAATTGATCATCCGATCTAGTTCTGATGCTGTTGATTTTGCCTTATTAAAAGATGGAAAACTAATTGAATTACAAAAGGATGAAGATGATAACAATTTTTCTGTTGGTGATGTGTTTATAGCCAAAATAAGAAAAACTGTTCCTGGTTTAAATGCCGCATTTGTTAATGTGGGTTATGAAAAAGATGCTTTTTTGCATTATCATGATTTAGGCCCAAAATTACCTTCTCTTTTAAAATTCACAAAACGTGTAAGCACAGGTAAACTAAAAGATTTTTCTTTAAAAAATTTCCCATTTGAAAAAGATATTGATAAAGACGGAAAAATTGTAGACGTCTTAAAATCAAATCAATCGCTATTAGTACAAATAGTAAAAGAACCTATATCAACCAAAGGCCCTAGAATAAGCTCAGAGCTTTCTATTGCTGGTAGATATATTGTTTTAGTACCTTTTTCTAGCAGAATTTCTATCTCACAAAAAATAGAAGACCGCGAAGAAAAAGACCGCTTAAAACGCTTGGTAAAAAGTATAACACCACAAGGGTTCGGAATTATAGTTCGTACAGTAGCACAAGGCAAAAAAGTAGCCGAACTAGATAAAGATTTACAGAATTTGCTTAGTCGCTGGACGGCAATGTGTAAAAAGTTACATAAAGCCCATCATCCCAGTAAGGTTTTAGGAGAGATGAATAAAGCCTCGTCTATTTTAAGAGACATATTTAACGACTCCTTCACAGCTATACATGTTGATGACGAAGAGCTTTATTATCAAGTAAAAGATTATTTGCAAGAAATTGCACCAAAGAAAGAATCAATAGTTAAATTGTATCACTCTAAAATACCAATTTTTGAAAAATTTGGCGTTGAAAGACAAATAAAAACCTCTTTTGGTAGAACCGTTTCCATGGCTAAGGGTGCCTATTTAGTAATAGAACACACAGAAGCTTTACATGTTATAGATGTAAATAGCGGAAACCGATCTAATAAAGCCAACAACCAAGAGGACACAGCATTAGAAGTTAATTTAATAGCTGCTACAGAAATAGCACGCCAATTACGATTACGTGATATGGGAGGTATTATAGTAGTAGATTTTATTGATATGACCAATGCTGCTAACAGGCAAAATTTGTTCAATCATCTTCGTGATGAAATGAAAGACGATAGAGCAAAACATAAAATATTGCCACCAAGTAAATTTGGTTTGATACAAATTACAAGACAGCGTGTACGACCAGAAATGAACATTAAAACCCGCGAGGAAAACCCTAACGGCGTTAATGGTGCCGAAGTTGAAGCACCCATTGGTTTAATACAAAAAATAACGCAAGATCTTGAAGTATTGTTTCGAAAAGACTATAAAAAGGTGACTTTAAACACACATCCTTTTATAGCAGCCTTTTTAACCAAAGGTTTTCCATCTATACGTTCAAAATGGTTTTTTGAACATAAAAAATGGGTGAAAATATTACCTAGAGATGCTTACACATATTTAGAATACCACTTTTTTGATAAAGATGGTAATCAAATTAAATAA
- a CDS encoding NADP(H)-dependent aldo-keto reductase, which yields MKYTTLPNTNIKVSKICLGTMTFGNQNTEAEGHAQLDYATNQGVNFIDTAELYPVPANAETSGRTSEIIGTWLKKSGKRDQLVIASKIAGPGDYTAHIRTNGFKGNAIKEALDAELKRLQTDYIDLYQLHWPERNTNRFGTRDYKLDTTWEDNFNDILHSLEKEVKAGRIRQVGISNENSWGTMRYLEESKTHNLPRIITIQNAYSLLNRTFEGDLAEVSLREKVGLLAYSPMAFGVLSGKYIKGIAADNARLKLFPRFSRYSGLEATKAATQYLKIAEANEISLAQMALAFVNHQPFVTANIIGATNLDQLKENIDSINVTLNNEVLDAINEVHKSIPNPAP from the coding sequence ATGAAATACACAACACTCCCAAATACCAATATAAAAGTTAGTAAAATATGCTTAGGAACCATGACCTTTGGCAATCAAAACACCGAAGCCGAAGGACATGCACAACTAGATTACGCAACAAATCAAGGCGTTAATTTTATTGATACCGCAGAATTGTATCCAGTTCCTGCTAATGCAGAAACAAGTGGACGTACCAGTGAAATAATAGGAACTTGGTTAAAGAAATCGGGGAAAAGAGACCAACTAGTAATAGCATCTAAAATTGCTGGCCCTGGAGATTATACAGCACATATCCGTACCAACGGGTTTAAAGGCAACGCAATTAAAGAAGCACTTGATGCCGAATTAAAACGCCTTCAAACAGATTATATAGATTTATACCAATTACATTGGCCAGAGCGAAATACCAATAGATTTGGTACAAGAGATTATAAATTAGATACAACTTGGGAAGATAATTTTAATGACATTCTTCATAGTTTAGAAAAAGAAGTTAAAGCAGGAAGAATTAGGCAAGTAGGAATTTCTAATGAAAATTCTTGGGGAACCATGCGTTATTTAGAAGAGTCTAAAACGCATAACTTACCTAGAATAATAACCATTCAAAATGCCTATTCTCTTCTTAACAGAACTTTTGAAGGCGATTTGGCTGAGGTTTCATTAAGAGAAAAAGTAGGTTTATTGGCATATTCGCCAATGGCTTTTGGTGTATTATCTGGTAAATATATTAAAGGAATAGCAGCAGATAACGCAAGATTAAAACTATTTCCTAGATTTTCAAGATATAGCGGGTTAGAAGCAACAAAAGCAGCAACACAATATTTAAAAATTGCCGAGGCAAATGAGATTTCGTTAGCGCAAATGGCTTTAGCATTTGTAAACCACCAACCTTTTGTAACAGCTAATATTATTGGGGCAACCAATTTAGATCAGTTAAAAGAAAATATAGATAGTATTAATGTTACTTTAAATAATGAAGTTTTAGATGCTATTAATGAAGTGCATAAAAGTATTCCTAATCCAGCGCCATAA
- a CDS encoding HU family DNA-binding protein, giving the protein MTKADLVAKISEKLGIEKGDVQATVESFMEEVKTSLESGDNVYLRGFGSFIIKTRAEKTGRNISKNTTIKIPAHNIPAFKPAKVFVEGVKTNVDVK; this is encoded by the coding sequence ATGACGAAGGCTGATTTAGTAGCAAAAATTTCTGAGAAATTAGGAATTGAAAAAGGAGATGTTCAAGCAACTGTTGAATCTTTTATGGAGGAAGTAAAAACATCTTTAGAAAGTGGAGACAATGTTTATTTAAGAGGTTTTGGAAGCTTTATCATTAAGACAAGAGCAGAAAAAACTGGAAGAAACATTTCTAAAAACACTACAATAAAAATACCTGCACACAATATCCCTGCATTTAAACCTGCTAAAGTTTTTGTTGAAGGTGTTAAAACTAACGTAGACGTTAAGTAA
- a CDS encoding gliding motility-associated protein GldE, with the protein MDPDPASFLSLVIALNYSMISGFALLFLLLVCSALISGAEVALFSLTKNDIEEGLEDNSKRMQVVAKLTERPKKLLATILVANNFINIATVILFAYLGDFIFGNITDTTIKFLLEVILITFLILLFGEILPKIYASRNNIKFASFMAYPLKVLDVIFSPISLPMQNVTLAIHNKLGKQKSNLSVDQLSQALELTSEEDTTKEEHKILQGIVSFGNTDTKQVMRPRIDIFALNVEQKYAEIMPEIIENGYSRIPVYQENIDQIKGILYVKDLLPHINKKQFDWVKLIREPFFVPENKKLDDLMAEFQEKKVHLAVVVDEYGGTSGLISLEDIIEEIVGDISDEFDDEDLLYSKLDENNYVFEGKTALKDIYKITKIEDESVFEENKGEAETIAGFVLEISGSFPKLNSKINFENYVFTIEALDKKRIKLVKFTIT; encoded by the coding sequence TTGGACCCTGACCCCGCGAGTTTTTTAAGTTTAGTCATTGCATTAAATTATTCAATGATTTCTGGTTTTGCATTGCTGTTTTTGCTATTGGTTTGTTCTGCACTTATTTCAGGCGCCGAAGTAGCATTATTCTCACTTACTAAAAACGATATTGAAGAAGGTTTAGAAGATAATTCTAAACGAATGCAAGTAGTTGCAAAACTAACAGAACGTCCTAAAAAATTACTTGCCACTATTTTAGTAGCAAATAATTTTATAAATATTGCAACGGTTATTTTGTTTGCGTATTTAGGTGATTTTATTTTCGGAAATATTACAGATACCACTATTAAATTTCTGTTAGAAGTAATTTTAATAACATTCCTTATTTTGTTGTTTGGTGAAATTTTACCAAAAATATATGCCAGTAGAAACAATATAAAATTTGCTTCTTTTATGGCATATCCACTAAAGGTGTTAGATGTTATATTTTCACCCATAAGTTTGCCAATGCAAAACGTTACTTTGGCTATTCATAATAAATTAGGGAAACAAAAATCAAACCTAAGTGTAGATCAACTATCGCAAGCATTAGAACTTACTAGCGAAGAAGATACCACTAAAGAAGAACATAAAATACTTCAGGGCATTGTAAGTTTTGGAAATACCGATACCAAACAAGTAATGAGGCCACGCATAGATATTTTTGCTTTAAATGTAGAACAGAAATATGCCGAAATTATGCCAGAAATTATTGAAAATGGGTATTCTAGAATTCCAGTTTACCAAGAGAACATCGATCAAATAAAAGGTATTCTTTATGTGAAAGATTTACTGCCGCACATTAATAAAAAACAGTTTGATTGGGTTAAGTTAATTAGAGAGCCCTTTTTTGTTCCAGAGAATAAAAAGTTAGACGATTTAATGGCCGAATTTCAAGAAAAGAAAGTGCATTTAGCAGTTGTGGTAGATGAATACGGAGGAACATCTGGGTTAATTTCGTTAGAAGATATTATTGAAGAAATTGTAGGTGATATTAGCGATGAGTTTGATGATGAAGATTTACTATACTCTAAACTAGATGAAAATAATTATGTATTTGAAGGAAAAACGGCTTTAAAAGATATTTATAAAATTACTAAAATTGAAGACGAATCTGTTTTTGAAGAAAACAAAGGTGAAGCCGAAACTATTGCTGGTTTTGTTTTAGAAATATCAGGTAGCTTTCCAAAACTTAATAGCAAAATAAATTTTGAAAATTACGTTTTTACTATTGAAGCTTTAGATAAAAAAAGAATAAAACTTGTTAAATTCACAATAACTTAA
- the gldD gene encoding gliding motility lipoprotein GldD — MRSYIYLLLIFICVSCGEDYKPKPKAFLRLEYPEAKYVETKLNMPFTFETNVLVENISTKKMKATTESYGINIDYPALKGTIFLTYKAIEGNKKNLEDFLRDAQKFTLEHTKKADEIPRFPYENKNQKVYGMLSVVKGNVASPAQFYVTDSVNHFLTGSMYFNAKPNYDSILPASHYLQNDMRRIMETIRWK, encoded by the coding sequence ATGCGTAGCTATATATACCTTTTATTAATTTTTATTTGTGTGTCTTGTGGTGAAGACTATAAGCCAAAACCTAAAGCTTTTTTAAGGCTAGAATATCCAGAAGCTAAATATGTTGAAACCAAACTAAATATGCCTTTTACTTTTGAAACTAATGTATTGGTAGAAAATATTTCTACAAAAAAAATGAAGGCAACTACAGAAAGTTACGGTATTAATATTGATTATCCTGCCTTAAAGGGTACTATATTTTTAACGTATAAAGCCATTGAAGGCAACAAGAAGAACTTAGAAGATTTTTTAAGAGACGCACAAAAATTTACTTTAGAACACACAAAAAAGGCAGACGAAATTCCCCGTTTTCCTTATGAAAACAAAAACCAAAAAGTTTATGGTATGTTGTCTGTAGTTAAAGGAAATGTGGCTTCACCAGCTCAATTTTATGTTACAGATAGCGTTAATCATTTTTTAACAGGATCAATGTATTTCAATGCCAAACCTAATTACGATTCTATTTTACCTGCATCTCATTACTTACAAAATGATATGAGACGTATTATGGAAACCATTAGGTGGAAATAA
- a CDS encoding DUF4199 domain-containing protein produces the protein MKKISLPIRFGLVTSAVLIAYFLILSLFNKHINPAFSFFNALITGFGVYEAVKLSKLQFPTSFSYGQGFKTGIITGFVATFVFTIFFLFYSTEVNTNFLPELLQTFKGKFDVNIGMITFIVAVMGLATSVVATLSVMQLFKNSRNIPQNL, from the coding sequence ATGAAAAAAATATCACTTCCCATAAGATTTGGCCTTGTTACAAGCGCTGTTTTAATAGCATATTTTTTGATTCTATCATTGTTTAACAAACATATAAATCCAGCTTTTAGCTTTTTCAATGCACTTATTACAGGTTTTGGCGTGTATGAAGCCGTAAAATTAAGCAAGTTGCAATTTCCAACTTCTTTTTCGTATGGTCAAGGCTTTAAAACAGGTATTATAACAGGTTTTGTTGCAACTTTTGTGTTTACAATTTTCTTTTTATTCTATTCTACAGAAGTAAATACTAATTTTTTGCCAGAATTGTTACAAACTTTTAAAGGAAAATTTGATGTCAACATTGGTATGATAACCTTTATTGTGGCTGTTATGGGATTAGCAACATCTGTAGTTGCAACCCTTTCTGTAATGCAACTTTTTAAAAATAGCAGAAATATACCTCAAAATCTCTAA